The Virgibacillus dokdonensis genome includes a window with the following:
- a CDS encoding SA1362 family protein, which produces MKRKSISIAVYMIIGLATIGLLTQLFTKPANLINNMFISIGFGVVLFAIIYFVFIRKKSSSNEMKKYKQAVKQSKAKYHQQKPAYKANATKQQPTSPTLRKKKHKRAAHLRVIEGNKHKRKDRASF; this is translated from the coding sequence ATGAAGCGAAAATCTATTTCCATTGCTGTGTATATGATTATCGGTTTAGCTACTATTGGACTATTAACACAACTATTTACAAAACCTGCGAACTTGATCAATAACATGTTCATTTCCATCGGATTTGGGGTCGTTCTATTTGCGATTATCTATTTTGTGTTTATTCGAAAAAAGAGCTCTTCGAATGAAATGAAGAAATATAAACAAGCTGTCAAGCAGTCTAAAGCAAAATACCACCAACAGAAACCAGCTTACAAAGCAAACGCTACAAAGCAACAACCGACCAGCCCTACACTCCGAAAGAAAAAACATAAGCGGGCAGCTCATTTACGAGTTATTGAAGGTAACAAACATAAAAGGAAAGATCGTGCGTCTTTTTAA